The Candidatus Methylomirabilota bacterium genome contains a region encoding:
- a CDS encoding acetyl-CoA carboxylase carboxyl transferase subunit alpha has product AILWGDAGKAPEAAEIMKITARDLLRLGVIDAVVPEAPGGAHRDWEITAANLKAALAEHLGALRAKSPDSLVRERYEKFRRIGVFEEESLPR; this is encoded by the coding sequence CCGCGATCCTGTGGGGCGACGCGGGGAAGGCGCCGGAGGCCGCCGAGATCATGAAGATCACCGCCAGAGACCTGCTGCGCCTGGGGGTCATCGACGCGGTGGTGCCGGAGGCGCCGGGGGGCGCCCACCGCGACTGGGAGATCACGGCGGCAAACTTGAAGGCCGCGCTGGCCGAGCACCTCGGAGCGCTGCGCGCCAAGAGCCCGGACAGCCTGGTCCGGGAGCGCTACGAGAAGTTCCGGCGCATCGGCGTCTTCGAAGAGGAATCGTTGCCGCGGTAG